The nucleotide sequence GGTCGTGCCTCTGGACCACCGCGGCAACGTCAAGCGTTCCAAGTTGAACATGTTGACGTACCTCGCTGACGACGCAGCCCTCGCGTTTGTCGGCGGCATGCACTCACCCCCGTATTTGCGCTACAAGGCGTTCATCAACACGAAACGCGTGCTCACGCTGCTGCCCTGGTCGGCCGCTGGCCCACTGACGCGCGTGGAGAGCGGCGAAAACTGGGTGTTTCGCCTGTCGATCGATGACACAAAGGCCGCCGAGCGGTTGGTCGATTTTGCCCTCAATCAACAGGACTGCCAGCGTCCGGCACTGCTGCTCTGGGAGTCGGGTTGGGGGCGCACCAACCACAAGACCCTGACGACGTCCCTGGCGCGCGCCGGCCACGACGCGGTGCCGGTGTTTTATTTTCCGGGCAGCCTGGCGCGGACCGATGCCTATCTTCTGGCCACAAAGGTGTACGACGCGGGCATTGATTGCGCAGTGTTGGTCGCCAACGCGCCGGAGGGGGTGCAGGTGGTGTCGGAGTTGTCTCGGCTGCCCGAACCGCCGCGTGTCATCAGCCATTGGGGCATCACCGGTGGGGACTTCAAACACACCGTGGCAGCGCCCACCCGTGATCGAGTCGACCTGCACTTTCTGCAAACCTGCTACGCCCCGGTGGGTTCGGATGTGTCACCGTTGCTCGACGACGCCTGGCGGCACGCGCAGGCCGTGGGCGCGGACGTGCTGTCGCTGTCGCAGCTCGATGCGCCTGCCGGCTTCTTCCATGCCTACGACCTCACCCTGCTGCTGATTGCAGCGCTCGAGGAGAGCGGTGCGCAGCCCGACGTCGAGACGCTGCGGTGGCGGGTGCGCGAGACGCTGGAGAGCCTGTCCGAACCGGTCGCGGGGCTCATGCGGACGTACCGGAAACCGTTCGCGGCCTTTGCCGCGGCCACGCCGGACGCGCACGAAGCCCTGGGCCTTGATGACATGTGCATGGCTCGGTGGGATGACGACGGCCGGATGGTGACGCGGCTTGGGCGGGATCGTTGAGCATGCCGATCCAACCGTTGTCTCGGCAACACGAGACGGGCGCACAGCGATGAGCCCGTCTCGTGCTGCACTGCCCGCCTTCTGGACCTTCATCGTACTGGGTCTGATGGTATCGCTTGCCTTCGGCATGGCGGCCATCTGGCGTGCAGCGCAAGCACCCCTCGACAGCGCCCGCGACGACTTCGTGCTCATGCAGAATCGCCTGATCGAGGATTGGATCGATTTTCAGCTTGACAGTTACGTAGAGGGGCTGCGCTACCTGGCGTCCAAGCCTCTGGTGATCTCAACGGCGATCGGCGAGTCGATGGACAACAAGGGCCTGTCGCAACTCATCTCCCAGTTCGACCTGTTGCCGAGCATGACGCACATCGAGGTGATTGACGTGCTGGGCGAGCGGTTGGCCGTGCGTCCGGTCGCGCCGGAGTGGTACGGCGTCTACTCGGGCTCCGAGTTGCTCGACG is from Pseudomonadota bacterium and encodes:
- a CDS encoding ABC transporter substrate-binding protein, which produces MSKEARMKQGSVAWRVVCLMAWAWFATPAQAADTDLPVARIYLDADRQHHVQAAASIELGVRAALYSVGNRAGGYRLEVVPLDHRGNVKRSKLNMLTYLADDAALAFVGGMHSPPYLRYKAFINTKRVLTLLPWSAAGPLTRVESGENWVFRLSIDDTKAAERLVDFALNQQDCQRPALLLWESGWGRTNHKTLTTSLARAGHDAVPVFYFPGSLARTDAYLLATKVYDAGIDCAVLVANAPEGVQVVSELSRLPEPPRVISHWGITGGDFKHTVAAPTRDRVDLHFLQTCYAPVGSDVSPLLDDAWRHAQAVGADVLSLSQLDAPAGFFHAYDLTLLLIAALEESGAQPDVETLRWRVRETLESLSEPVAGLMRTYRKPFAAFAAATPDAHEALGLDDMCMARWDDDGRMVTRLGRDR